A single genomic interval of Methylobacterium bullatum harbors:
- the rsmI gene encoding Ribosomal RNA small subunit methyltransferase I, with protein sequence MTQRIDNRTRRSRAVHDPAKPVSTFTAFGLAAEAEPLDPGLHVVATPIGNLKDVSFRALATLAAADTVLAEDTRVTRTLLMHYGITTPLVAYHEHSNAAVRERMIARMQNGEALALVSDAGTPLVSDPGFKLVQAAIEAGIAVTPIPGPSAVMTAIVAAGLPTDRFFFEGFLPQKSGARRNRLAALGQIPGTLVLFESPHRLPEMLVDAAAILGGSRPAAVARELTKLYETIRRGTLATLAETFTEEGAPKGEVVVVIGTNPEEPPEEEVEAGLDAAIEAALSRHSIKDAAALVADATGQPRRVVYARALVLARRTDADV encoded by the coding sequence ATGACTCAGAGAATCGACAATCGGACGCGCCGCTCCAGGGCAGTCCACGATCCGGCCAAGCCCGTCTCCACATTCACCGCTTTCGGCCTTGCGGCGGAGGCCGAACCGCTCGACCCCGGACTGCACGTGGTGGCGACCCCGATCGGCAACCTCAAGGACGTCTCGTTCCGTGCGCTGGCGACTTTGGCGGCGGCCGATACCGTGCTCGCCGAAGACACCCGCGTCACCCGCACCCTCCTGATGCATTACGGCATCACGACGCCGCTGGTCGCCTACCACGAGCATTCGAACGCGGCGGTGCGTGAGCGTATGATCGCACGGATGCAGAATGGCGAAGCCTTGGCCCTGGTCTCGGATGCCGGAACGCCGTTGGTCTCCGACCCCGGTTTCAAGCTTGTTCAGGCTGCGATCGAGGCGGGCATTGCGGTGACGCCTATCCCCGGTCCATCCGCGGTGATGACCGCCATCGTCGCGGCGGGCCTGCCCACCGACCGTTTCTTTTTCGAAGGCTTCCTGCCGCAGAAATCCGGTGCCCGGCGCAATCGCCTTGCGGCGCTCGGGCAGATCCCCGGAACGCTGGTCCTGTTCGAATCCCCCCACCGCCTGCCAGAAATGCTGGTGGATGCCGCCGCGATCCTCGGAGGGAGCCGGCCCGCGGCGGTCGCCCGCGAGCTCACCAAGCTCTACGAGACGATCCGGCGCGGCACCCTCGCAACCCTGGCCGAGACCTTCACCGAGGAGGGGGCTCCCAAGGGTGAGGTTGTGGTGGTGATCGGGACCAACCCGGAAGAACCGCCGGAGGAGGAGGTCGAGGCCGGTCTCGATGCGGCGATCGAAGCGGCGCTGTCCCGCCACTCGATCAAGGACGCCGCCGCCCTCGTGGCCGATGCCACCGGCCAGCCCCGTCGCGTGGTCTATGCCCGTGCCCTCGTCCTCGCCCGGCGCACCGATGCCGACGTCTAA
- the pdtaR_2 gene encoding putative transcriptional regulatory protein pdtaR — MSAEQNDTLLDGARVLVVEDEAAISMLLEDMLLDFGCTVVGPAARLATALEMARSETFEVAILDVNVAGEPIYPVAEAITERNLPIVFSTGYGGAGIREPFRDRPVVQKPFSQADLKRTLIAALAAARK; from the coding sequence GTGAGTGCTGAACAGAACGACACTCTCCTCGACGGCGCCAGGGTTCTGGTGGTGGAGGACGAAGCCGCCATTTCCATGCTGCTCGAAGACATGCTCCTCGATTTCGGGTGCACCGTCGTCGGGCCCGCGGCTCGTCTCGCGACGGCCTTGGAAATGGCACGGAGCGAGACCTTCGAGGTCGCCATCCTCGATGTGAACGTCGCTGGCGAACCCATCTATCCGGTGGCCGAGGCGATCACGGAGCGCAACCTGCCCATCGTGTTCTCGACGGGGTATGGCGGCGCGGGAATCCGCGAGCCCTTCCGCGACCGCCCTGTGGTCCAGAAGCCGTTCAGCCAGGCCGATCTCAAGCGCACGCTGATCGCCGCCCTCGCTGCAGCGAGGAAGTAG
- the yehZ gene encoding Glycine betaine-binding protein YehZ encodes MLSDDTFSRRSAGPVAPGATNRRGALAFLATWAVAAGKPARAERPLVVASKSDTEGALTGAMIALVLEHLGVPVVRKLGLGPTLIVREALLSGEVDIYPEYTGNGAFFTGTETDPAWKIPQEAYETIRRKDAERGLVWLARAPANNTWLIALNGEFARARHLATMADFARAANDGLILLAASTEFVESPAALPSFEAAYGFSLPLDRIVSLPGGDTAVTARAAAQRISGVNAGMVYGTDGALAALDLVVMSDPKAAQIVYEVAPVIRASALERYPAISPALARVFAGLDAPTLRGLNGRITVDGEVADRVARRYLNERGLIG; translated from the coding sequence ATGTTATCGGACGATACATTTTCACGCAGATCGGCGGGACCTGTGGCGCCCGGAGCGACGAACCGGCGCGGCGCGCTGGCGTTTCTGGCCACCTGGGCCGTCGCGGCGGGTAAGCCGGCGCGGGCCGAGCGACCCCTCGTCGTGGCCTCGAAGAGCGACACCGAAGGCGCGCTCACGGGGGCGATGATCGCCCTCGTGCTGGAGCATCTCGGCGTGCCGGTGGTCCGCAAGCTGGGGCTCGGCCCCACCCTCATCGTCCGTGAGGCCCTCCTCTCCGGGGAGGTCGACATCTACCCGGAATACACCGGCAACGGCGCCTTCTTCACCGGCACCGAGACCGATCCCGCCTGGAAGATTCCGCAGGAGGCCTACGAGACCATCCGGCGCAAGGATGCCGAACGGGGGCTGGTCTGGCTCGCCAGGGCGCCCGCCAACAACACTTGGCTCATTGCCCTCAACGGGGAATTCGCACGGGCGCGGCATCTGGCCACGATGGCGGATTTCGCCAGGGCCGCGAATGACGGCCTCATCCTGCTTGCGGCCTCCACCGAGTTCGTGGAGAGCCCGGCGGCGCTGCCGTCCTTCGAGGCGGCCTACGGGTTCAGCCTGCCCCTCGACCGCATCGTCAGCCTGCCCGGCGGCGATACGGCGGTGACGGCCCGGGCCGCGGCGCAGCGGATCAGCGGGGTTAATGCGGGCATGGTCTACGGCACCGACGGCGCGCTCGCCGCCCTCGACCTCGTGGTCATGAGCGATCCCAAAGCGGCCCAGATCGTCTATGAGGTCGCGCCGGTGATCCGCGCCTCCGCGCTGGAGCGCTACCCAGCCATCAGTCCGGCCCTGGCGCGGGTCTTCGCCGGGCTCGATGCACCGACCCTGCGCGGCCTCAACGGCCGAATCACCGTGGACGGCGAGGTCGCGGATCGGGTCGCCCGGCGCTACCTCAACGAGCGCGGGCTGATCGGGTGA